The Hyalangium ruber genome includes a window with the following:
- a CDS encoding M12 family metallopeptidase: MKTWSWGRSRLGAPWILLAVAAVLSQGCEPVAPEAPVKGSAFLPFGRSRTPQEVPYVVEGEWAVTQGDILLGRVEQVEAESARVRAEVARAQAEGNVSASGLGIQDSFYRWSNAVIPYALDASLTSQQRADIQSAMAHWERRTVARFTQKSVCDLFENCITFRRNTEGGKGKCNSVVGRLMIGLVPARQDINVADWCRSGNLVHEIGHALGLWHEHNRSDRDNYIDVLEGNFADCLDQFNKETDSGKSMQGYDFASIMHYSITSDCSEKDAAGNALPLFSYVTTPPSGVTVGQRNGLSDGDLNAITSMYGSWVFRKYAEYLQPNLYLYIGDPITDEGRARDWGRYQHYENASIYWHPDTGAHVVRWEIRSKWEEMGWENGFLGYPTSDTLDTEDGRKVNHFEGGSIYWRADTGHQVMVSDPSGGEYEWLSGMKGHVDRIIPTTGVEGWVYDVHSPGSSLQVHYYIDGPSGSGAPLFTATANQPRNDVNDVFSIPGAHGFQLPIPAQYYDGQPHTVYVYGIDTDGLSNQAVDGIPHTFTFGGAEGHVERITSTGTVKGWAVDLHALSTSLAVHYYIGGPAGSGFPGFSVPTNVFRSDINGIYGATGNHGFEFTIPSQFHDGYQHPIYLYAIDAQGLHNSLLDGKPYNFVLGTPPPTDPDPIYCREKPWMCDPTPY; encoded by the coding sequence ATGAAGACGTGGTCGTGGGGCCGCTCGCGCCTGGGCGCTCCTTGGATTCTCCTCGCTGTCGCCGCCGTGCTGTCCCAGGGCTGTGAGCCCGTTGCCCCCGAGGCCCCCGTGAAGGGCTCGGCCTTCCTGCCCTTCGGTCGAAGCCGGACGCCGCAGGAGGTGCCCTATGTCGTCGAGGGCGAGTGGGCGGTCACCCAGGGCGACATCCTCCTGGGGCGCGTGGAGCAGGTCGAGGCCGAGTCCGCGCGCGTGCGTGCGGAGGTGGCTCGGGCGCAGGCCGAGGGCAACGTCTCCGCGTCCGGTCTGGGCATCCAGGACAGCTTCTACCGGTGGAGCAACGCCGTCATCCCCTACGCGTTGGACGCCTCGTTGACGAGCCAGCAGCGGGCGGACATCCAGTCGGCCATGGCCCACTGGGAGCGGCGCACCGTGGCCCGCTTCACCCAGAAGTCGGTCTGCGACCTCTTCGAGAACTGCATCACCTTCCGGCGCAACACCGAGGGGGGGAAGGGCAAGTGCAACTCCGTGGTCGGCAGGCTGATGATCGGCCTGGTCCCCGCCCGTCAGGACATCAACGTGGCCGACTGGTGCCGGAGCGGCAATCTCGTTCATGAGATCGGCCACGCCCTGGGCCTGTGGCACGAGCACAACCGGTCGGATCGCGACAACTACATCGATGTCCTGGAGGGAAACTTCGCCGATTGTCTGGACCAGTTCAACAAGGAGACCGACAGCGGCAAGAGCATGCAGGGCTATGACTTCGCCTCCATCATGCACTACTCGATCACCTCGGACTGCAGTGAGAAAGACGCTGCCGGCAATGCGCTGCCGCTCTTCTCGTACGTGACGACTCCCCCCTCGGGAGTCACCGTGGGCCAGCGCAACGGCCTGAGCGATGGTGACCTGAACGCCATCACCTCGATGTATGGCAGCTGGGTGTTTCGCAAGTATGCGGAGTACCTGCAGCCCAACCTCTACCTGTACATCGGCGACCCCATCACCGACGAGGGACGGGCGCGGGACTGGGGCCGTTACCAGCACTATGAGAACGCCTCCATCTACTGGCACCCGGACACGGGCGCCCACGTCGTCCGCTGGGAGATCCGCTCGAAGTGGGAGGAGATGGGCTGGGAGAACGGCTTCCTCGGCTACCCCACCTCCGACACGCTGGACACGGAGGATGGCCGCAAGGTGAACCACTTCGAGGGCGGCTCCATCTACTGGCGCGCGGACACCGGGCACCAGGTCATGGTGAGCGACCCCTCGGGCGGTGAGTACGAGTGGTTGTCCGGCATGAAGGGCCACGTCGATCGCATCATCCCCACCACGGGAGTCGAGGGCTGGGTCTACGACGTGCATTCGCCGGGCTCTTCCCTCCAGGTGCATTACTACATCGACGGGCCCTCGGGTTCGGGAGCGCCGTTGTTCACGGCCACCGCGAACCAGCCGCGCAATGACGTCAACGACGTCTTCTCCATCCCCGGCGCCCATGGCTTCCAGCTGCCGATTCCCGCCCAGTACTACGACGGGCAGCCGCACACCGTGTACGTCTACGGCATCGATACGGACGGCCTGAGCAATCAGGCGGTGGATGGCATCCCCCATACCTTCACCTTCGGGGGCGCCGAGGGCCACGTGGAGCGCATCACCAGCACCGGCACCGTGAAGGGCTGGGCGGTGGACCTGCACGCGCTGAGCACGTCCCTCGCGGTGCATTACTACATCGGTGGTCCCGCCGGCTCGGGCTTCCCGGGCTTCTCCGTGCCGACGAACGTGTTCCGCTCGGACATCAACGGCATCTACGGCGCCACGGGCAACCATGGCTTCGAGTTCACCATCCCCTCGCAGTTCCACGATGGCTACCAGCACCCCATCTACCTGTACGCCATCGACGCGCAGGGTCTGCACAACTCGCTGCTGGACGGCAAGCCGTACAACTTCGTGCTCGGTACGCCTCCGCCCACGGATCCCGATCCCATCTACTGCCGCGAGAAGCCGTGGATGTGTGACCCCACGCCGTACTGA
- a CDS encoding LytR/AlgR family response regulator transcription factor codes for MSLAPPPPPIRALVVDDERIARESLCALLAADHEVEVVGQCANGSQAVEALRRQSEPVEVVFLDVEMAGKDGFQVLSELGDERTAAVIFVTAYENYALKAFEFRALDYLLKPFDDERFAQVLARAKEHVKGVRVQRAARELAEMLGTSLPAPTPPPAPRYVERLVLKDMGRMAFLPVGEIDWLEAEDNYIQVHAGAQKHLVRQSLREMEEELDPRRFVRIHRSTIVNVERVKELRPLFHGEYQVTLHDGTSLKLSRGYRERLDALLGKG; via the coding sequence ATGAGCCTGGCGCCGCCCCCGCCTCCCATCCGCGCGCTGGTGGTGGATGACGAGCGCATCGCCCGCGAGAGCCTGTGCGCGCTGCTGGCCGCCGACCACGAGGTGGAGGTGGTAGGCCAGTGCGCCAATGGCTCCCAGGCCGTGGAGGCCCTGCGCCGGCAGTCCGAGCCCGTCGAGGTGGTCTTCCTGGACGTGGAGATGGCGGGCAAGGATGGATTCCAGGTCCTCAGCGAGCTCGGAGACGAGCGCACCGCCGCCGTCATCTTCGTCACCGCCTACGAGAACTACGCCCTCAAGGCCTTCGAGTTCCGGGCCCTGGACTACCTGCTCAAGCCCTTCGATGACGAGCGCTTCGCCCAGGTGCTGGCCCGCGCCAAGGAGCACGTGAAGGGCGTGCGCGTTCAGCGCGCGGCGCGCGAGCTCGCGGAGATGCTGGGCACCTCCCTTCCCGCGCCCACCCCGCCGCCCGCGCCCCGCTACGTGGAGCGGCTGGTGCTCAAGGACATGGGCCGGATGGCCTTCCTGCCCGTGGGCGAGATCGACTGGCTGGAAGCCGAGGACAACTACATCCAGGTGCATGCCGGCGCGCAGAAGCACCTCGTCCGCCAGTCGCTGCGCGAGATGGAGGAGGAGCTGGACCCCCGGCGTTTCGTGCGCATCCACCGCTCCACCATCGTCAACGTCGAGCGGGTAAAGGAGCTCCGGCCGCTTTTCCACGGCGAGTATCAAGTCACCCTCCACGACGGCACCAGCCTGAAGCTCAGCCGGGGCTACCGCGAGCGGCTGGACGCCCTGCTCGGCAAGGGGTGA
- a CDS encoding sensor histidine kinase — protein sequence MLSPQRTSKAEFSPWDWRLLALAFLGWGAVFLVSFGQQSASALLYGTPAPDRVWWVNAMGGGLLWVLMTPCIFAASERFPLGQRRWALHLGVHVALLVLFWVMDVAVWLLLDRWMGAPPKPWVDSLLKGFFVNFFSYFAVASLSHALRYHRLYVERRLRTAELESQLLRAQFFALQMQLRPHFLFNALNTISGLIRTGDSRGAVQMTAGLADLLRAVLRSDGAQEVPLRQELDFVGRYLRVEQLRFQDRLRTHIEVDPEASDALVPHLLLQPLVENAVRHGSRGDEGENRVDIHITREADMLWLRVRDMGHGPIEREKPEPGVPEEGGIGLTNTRARLRHLYGDAHRLELLPAEGGGALAEVAIPFRRVGAEQRS from the coding sequence TTGCTCTCCCCTCAACGCACATCAAAGGCCGAGTTTTCGCCCTGGGACTGGCGCCTGCTGGCGCTTGCCTTCCTGGGTTGGGGCGCCGTCTTCCTGGTGTCCTTCGGGCAGCAGTCAGCGTCCGCCCTGCTCTATGGCACCCCCGCGCCAGATCGCGTCTGGTGGGTCAACGCCATGGGAGGGGGCCTGCTGTGGGTGCTGATGACCCCGTGCATCTTCGCAGCGTCGGAGCGCTTCCCGCTGGGCCAGCGCCGCTGGGCGCTCCACCTGGGAGTGCATGTGGCGCTGCTCGTCCTCTTCTGGGTGATGGACGTGGCGGTGTGGCTCCTGCTCGATCGATGGATGGGCGCGCCGCCCAAGCCCTGGGTGGACAGTCTGCTCAAGGGCTTCTTCGTCAACTTCTTCAGCTACTTCGCCGTGGCCAGCCTGAGCCACGCGCTGCGCTACCACCGCTTGTATGTCGAGCGCCGCCTGCGCACCGCCGAGCTGGAGAGCCAGCTGCTGCGCGCCCAGTTCTTCGCCCTGCAGATGCAGCTGCGCCCCCATTTCCTCTTCAACGCGCTCAACACCATCTCGGGCCTCATCCGCACCGGTGACTCGCGCGGCGCCGTGCAGATGACGGCGGGTCTGGCGGATCTGCTGCGCGCGGTGCTGCGCAGCGACGGTGCCCAGGAAGTCCCCCTGCGCCAGGAGCTGGACTTCGTGGGCCGCTACCTGCGCGTCGAGCAACTGCGCTTCCAGGATCGGCTGCGCACCCACATCGAGGTGGACCCCGAGGCCAGCGACGCGCTGGTGCCCCACCTGCTGCTGCAGCCCCTGGTGGAGAACGCCGTGCGCCACGGCTCGCGCGGGGACGAGGGGGAGAACCGGGTGGACATCCACATCACCCGCGAGGCGGACATGCTGTGGCTGCGCGTGCGGGACATGGGCCATGGGCCCATCGAGCGCGAGAAGCCCGAGCCCGGAGTGCCCGAAGAGGGCGGCATCGGCCTGACCAACACCCGCGCCCGGCTGCGCCACCTCTATGGTGACGCGCACCGGCTGGAGCTGTTGCCCGCCGAGGGCGGTGGTGCCCTGGCCGAGGTGGCCATTCCCTTCCGCCGCGTGGGCGCGGAGCAGCGCTCATGA
- a CDS encoding alpha/beta hydrolase, whose amino-acid sequence MSGQDKELARLRARPGTSREPAPPPGMHPLGLSLLKDGRLFVPTSYTPDRPATFALVLHGASGDGRRALEPLVAFAEEAGMVLLAPDARGPSWDRVWLRGWGPDVRYIDRALEHAFARFAVDPRRLVVLGFSDGASYALSLGLTNGDLFSHIVALSPGFAVPETLRGSPRVFVSQGLSDSVLPVDKCGRKVVSQMEKAGLRVRYREFDGGHEVPPAVAREAFDFFTGPDSTD is encoded by the coding sequence GTGAGCGGACAGGACAAGGAACTGGCGCGGTTGCGCGCGCGGCCGGGAACTTCCCGAGAGCCCGCGCCGCCTCCCGGCATGCACCCGCTGGGGCTGTCGCTCTTGAAGGATGGGCGGCTCTTCGTGCCCACCTCCTATACACCCGACCGACCCGCGACCTTCGCGCTGGTGCTGCACGGGGCGAGCGGCGACGGGCGGCGCGCGCTGGAGCCACTGGTGGCCTTCGCCGAAGAAGCGGGCATGGTGCTGCTCGCCCCGGACGCGCGAGGCCCCAGCTGGGACCGAGTCTGGCTGCGCGGGTGGGGCCCGGATGTGCGCTACATCGACCGGGCACTCGAACACGCCTTCGCGAGGTTCGCGGTGGACCCGCGTCGTCTCGTGGTGCTGGGCTTCTCGGACGGAGCCTCCTACGCGCTGTCGCTCGGGCTGACCAACGGGGACCTCTTCAGCCACATCGTCGCGCTGTCACCCGGGTTCGCCGTGCCGGAGACGCTGCGTGGTAGCCCGCGCGTCTTCGTCTCCCAGGGCCTGAGCGACTCGGTGCTCCCGGTGGACAAGTGCGGCCGCAAGGTGGTCTCACAGATGGAGAAGGCGGGCCTGCGCGTGCGTTACCGCGAGTTCGACGGGGGCCACGAGGTGCCGCCCGCGGTGGCGCGCGAGGCGTTCGACTTCTTCACTGGCCCCGACTCCACGGACTGA